In a genomic window of Columba livia isolate bColLiv1 breed racing homer chromosome 4, bColLiv1.pat.W.v2, whole genome shotgun sequence:
- the TEX261 gene encoding protein TEX261 isoform X8, whose amino-acid sequence MWFIYVLSWLSLLIQVAFVTLAIAAGLYYLAELIEEYTVVTRRIIKYMIWFSSAVLVGLYLFEHFPGFMVGVGLFTNLVYFGLLQTFPFIVLTSSNFILSCVLVIFNHYLAFQYFAEEYYLFSEVLAYFTFCLWLIPFAFFVSLSAGENVLPSTVQPGDDVVSNYFTKGKRGKRSGILLIFSFIKEAILPSRQKIY is encoded by the exons atGTGGTTCATCTACGTGCTGagctggctgtccctgctcatccaggtggcttttgTCACCCTGGCCATCG CGGCCGGGCTGTACTACCTGGCGGAGCTGATCGAGGAGTACACGGTTGTCACCAGGAGGATCATCAAATACATGATCTGG TTCTCCTCGGCCGTGCTGGTCGGTCTCTACCTCTTCGAGCACTTTCCCGGTTTCATGGTGGGCGTGGGGCTCTTCACCAACCTGGTTTACTTCGGTTTGCTCCAGACCTTCCCCTTCATCGTCCTCACCTCCTCCAACTTCATCCTGTCCTGCG TGCTGGTTATATTCAACCACTACTTGGCGTTCCAGTACTTCGCCGAGGAATATTACCTGTTCTCCGAG GTTCTCGCCTACTTCACGTTCTGCCTGTGGTTGATTCCCTTTGCGTTTTTCGTCTCGCTGTCGGCGGGTGAGAACGTGCTGCCCTCCACCGTGCAGCCCGGAG ACGACGTCGTCTCCAACtacttcaccaaggggaagcgCGGCAAGCGCTCCGGCATCCTCCTCATCTTCTCCTTCATCAAGGAGGCCATCCTGCCCAGCCGGCAGAAGATCTACTGA
- the TEX261 gene encoding protein TEX261 isoform X7, whose protein sequence is MIWFSSAVLVGLYLFEHFPGFMVGVGLFTNLVYFGLLQTFPFIVLTSSNFILSCVLVIFNHYLAFQYFAEEYYLFSETTSSPTTSPRGSAASAPASSSSSPSSRRPSCPAGRRSTEPGGAGGAGQTQTVPGGVPNPPGTSAMASERILPGSYKPGSDRRCWQRQTDARGGFVALHGSPGPRQEDFGSSRARGGSGAAPLPGKAAGG, encoded by the exons ATGATCTGG TTCTCCTCGGCCGTGCTGGTCGGTCTCTACCTCTTCGAGCACTTTCCCGGTTTCATGGTGGGCGTGGGGCTCTTCACCAACCTGGTTTACTTCGGTTTGCTCCAGACCTTCCCCTTCATCGTCCTCACCTCCTCCAACTTCATCCTGTCCTGCG TGCTGGTTATATTCAACCACTACTTGGCGTTCCAGTACTTCGCCGAGGAATATTACCTGTTCTCCGAG ACGACGTCGTCTCCAACtacttcaccaaggggaagcgCGGCAAGCGCTCCGGCATCCTCCTCATCTTCTCCTTCATCAAGGAGGCCATCCTGCCCAGCCGGCAGAAGATCTACTGAGCCCGGCggcgcggggggagcgggaCAGACCCAAACTGTGCCGGGGGGCGTCCCCAACCCCCCCGGAACCTCCGCCATGGCTTCGGAAAGGATTTTACCCGGATCATACAAACCGGGCAGCGACCGGAGGTGTTGGCAGCGCCAGACGGACGCACGGGGAGGGTTTGTGGCTTTACACGGATCCCCAGGACCGCGCCAGGAGGATTTTGGTTCCAGCCGAGCGCGAGGAGGGTCCGGTGCTGCCCCCCTGCCCGGGAAGGCAGCGGGGGGGTGA
- the TEX261 gene encoding protein TEX261 isoform X1 → MYCLGSPYGWGGASCVVEGLCVVLGRPCALWGSLYDLGCPCAVWGCPCMVQSLVQFGGVPYGLGVSLCVLGSPRSSGSCTMEGGAAVRFGVSVQFGESPCVLGCRCFYESLYNFGGPSALRGPSTILGLPLQLWGSLFISGSVYNFGGPSVFRGTHVVWGPCTILGVPVCFGALTHSSRSLQNFGVPVCFEILVQFWGSLYNFGAPCTTLGVPVRLLVSLCVSERPFCWCPRTILGVPVQFWGPRAFRGPPVVQCPCTTLGVPVRPFASLCFSGNPFCLVSLYNFGVPAPFGVAPPFALPACRGRCGAGWRRPGRAGPCLSCSGAACSAPRPQRERDPDPEPERRDPERRDPARPRHVVHLRAELAVPAHPGGFCHPGHRGRAVLPGGADRGVHGCHQEDHQIHDLVLVIFNHYLAFQYFAEEYYLFSEVLAYFTFCLWLIPFAFFVSLSAGENVLPSTVQPGDDVVSNYFTKGKRGKRSGILLIFSFIKEAILPSRQKIY, encoded by the exons ATGTACTGTTTGGGGTCCCCATATGGTTGGGGGGGGGCGTCCTGTGTGGTTGAGGGTCTCTGTGTGGTTTTGGGGCGTCCCTGTGCACTCTGGGGGTCCCTGTACGATTTGGGGTGTCCCTGTGCAGTATGGGGGTGTCCTTGTATGGTTCAGAGTCTTGTAcagtttgggggggtcccatacggtttgggggtgtccctgtgCGTTTTGGGGTCCCCTCGAAGTTCAGGGTCCTGTACAATGGAGGGGGGGGCGGCTGTGCGTTTTGGGGTCTCTGTACAATTTGGGGAGTCTCCGTGTGTTTTGGGGTGCCGCTGCTTTTATGAGTCCCTGTACAATTTCGGGGGTCCCTCTGCACTTAGGGGCCCCTCTACAATTTTGGGGCTCCCTTTACAACTTTGGGGGTCCCTTTTCATTTCGGGGTCCGTGTACAATTTTGGGGGTCCCAGTGTGTTTCGGGGCACCCACGTGGTTTGGGGTCCCTGTACAATTTTGGGGGTGCCAGTGTGTTTTGGGGCTCTCACCCACAGTTCAAGGTCCCTGCAgaattttggggtccctgtgtGTTTCGAGATCCTTGTACAATTTTGGGGGTCCCTGTACAATTTTGGGGCTCCCTGTACAACTTTGGGGGTCCCTGTACGACTTCTTGTGTCCCTCTGCGTTTCGGAGCGCCCCTTCTGTTGGTGTCCCCGTACAATTTTGGGGGTTCCTGTACAATTTTGGGGTCCCCGTGCATTTCGGGGTCCTCCTGTGGTTCAGTGTCCCTGTACAACTTTAGGGGTCCCTGTACGACCTTTTGCGTCCCTCTGTTTTTCGGGGAACCCCTTCTGTTTGGTGTCCCTGTACAATTTCGGGGTCCCTGCGCCTTTCGGGGTCGCCCCGCCGTTCGCCCTCCCGGCCTGCAGGGGTCGCTGTGGCGCCGGCtggcggcggccgggccgggccgggccgtgTCTCTCTTGTTCCGGCGCCGCGTGTTCAGCGCCGCGGCCCCAGCGGGAGCGGGACCCGGACCCGGAGCCGGAGCGGCGGGACCCGGAGCGGCGggacccggcccggccccgccatGTGGTTCATCTACGTGCTGagctggctgtccctgctcatccaggtggcttttgTCACCCTGGCCATCG CGGCCGGGCTGTACTACCTGGCGGAGCTGATCGAGGAGTACACGGTTGTCACCAGGAGGATCATCAAATACATGATCTGG TGCTGGTTATATTCAACCACTACTTGGCGTTCCAGTACTTCGCCGAGGAATATTACCTGTTCTCCGAG GTTCTCGCCTACTTCACGTTCTGCCTGTGGTTGATTCCCTTTGCGTTTTTCGTCTCGCTGTCGGCGGGTGAGAACGTGCTGCCCTCCACCGTGCAGCCCGGAG ACGACGTCGTCTCCAACtacttcaccaaggggaagcgCGGCAAGCGCTCCGGCATCCTCCTCATCTTCTCCTTCATCAAGGAGGCCATCCTGCCCAGCCGGCAGAAGATCTACTGA
- the TEX261 gene encoding protein TEX261 isoform X5, producing MWFIYVLSWLSLLIQVAFVTLAIAAGLYYLAELIEEYTVVTRRIIKYMIWFSSAVLVGLYLFEHFPGFMVGVGLFTNLVYFGLLQTFPFIVLTSSNFILSCVLVIFNHYLAFQYFAEEYYLFSETTSSPTTSPRGSAASAPASSSSSPSSRRPSCPAGRRSTEPGGAGGAGQTQTVPGGVPNPPGTSAMASERILPGSYKPGSDRRCWQRQTDARGGFVALHGSPGPRQEDFGSSRARGGSGAAPLPGKAAGG from the exons atGTGGTTCATCTACGTGCTGagctggctgtccctgctcatccaggtggcttttgTCACCCTGGCCATCG CGGCCGGGCTGTACTACCTGGCGGAGCTGATCGAGGAGTACACGGTTGTCACCAGGAGGATCATCAAATACATGATCTGG TTCTCCTCGGCCGTGCTGGTCGGTCTCTACCTCTTCGAGCACTTTCCCGGTTTCATGGTGGGCGTGGGGCTCTTCACCAACCTGGTTTACTTCGGTTTGCTCCAGACCTTCCCCTTCATCGTCCTCACCTCCTCCAACTTCATCCTGTCCTGCG TGCTGGTTATATTCAACCACTACTTGGCGTTCCAGTACTTCGCCGAGGAATATTACCTGTTCTCCGAG ACGACGTCGTCTCCAACtacttcaccaaggggaagcgCGGCAAGCGCTCCGGCATCCTCCTCATCTTCTCCTTCATCAAGGAGGCCATCCTGCCCAGCCGGCAGAAGATCTACTGAGCCCGGCggcgcggggggagcgggaCAGACCCAAACTGTGCCGGGGGGCGTCCCCAACCCCCCCGGAACCTCCGCCATGGCTTCGGAAAGGATTTTACCCGGATCATACAAACCGGGCAGCGACCGGAGGTGTTGGCAGCGCCAGACGGACGCACGGGGAGGGTTTGTGGCTTTACACGGATCCCCAGGACCGCGCCAGGAGGATTTTGGTTCCAGCCGAGCGCGAGGAGGGTCCGGTGCTGCCCCCCTGCCCGGGAAGGCAGCGGGGGGGTGA